In Deinococcota bacterium, the DNA window CGCTGGCCGGACCGGCGGTGCAGGCGGGCTTCGCCGGTGAATGGACGACCAATTCGCTCTTCTCCGCCCTCGGCCTCGGGGTCGCCTTGGCGGTGGTCGCCGCAGGCGCCGTCTGGGGCGTGGCCGGACGTTTCCGTCTCGATATCGACATCGCCATCAGCCGCCTCATCGACTTCATGCTCACCATCCCCAGCCTGCCTCTGCTCCTTATCCTCTCGGCGCTCCTGCGCGATCCGGGCACGGGCTTTGGCCGCTGGACCCAGGCCATCTTCGGTGATGCCGCCTCGGTCTTCATCATCATCTTCATCCTGGCCTTGTTCGGCTGGATCTCGTCGGCCAGACTGGTGCGCGGCTCGATCCTGTCGATCCGCGAGCAGGACTTCACCACCGCGGCCCAGGCCCTGGGCGTGCCGCAGTGGCGCATCATGTTCCGCCACCTGGTCCCCAACGCCATGGCGCCGATCATCGTCGACGGCACCCTGGCGGTCGGCGTCGCCATCTTGGTCGAGGCGGCGCTGTCGTTTCTCGGCTTCGGCATCCAGCCGCCCGTCGCCACCTGGGGCAACATGCTCAACAACGCCCAGAACTACATCTTCTTCGCGCCGTGGCTGGCCTTTCCGCCCGGCATTCTGATCGTCATCACCGTCTTGGCGATCAACTTTTTGGGCGACGGTCTGCGCGACGCCCTCGACCCCAGAAGCC includes these proteins:
- a CDS encoding ABC transporter permease; protein product: MATTTVTPKRRARSESTWAVAWRRLRRHRFAMISLAILAIFILVAIFAPYLAPYDPFRQPRGAGIRAQFFQPPSSVHWLGTDDLGRDVFSRLIFGARISLLVGFTVAFSNIFVGTIMGTLAGYFSGRPFRFYLGPLNREGGGWHLPFALWRVLSWLLFYGALYLVARIAWTLAGPAVQAGFAGEWTTNSLFSALGLGVALAVVAAGAVWGVAGRFRLDIDIAISRLIDFMLTIPSLPLLLILSALLRDPGTGFGRWTQAIFGDAASVFIIIFILALFGWISSARLVRGSILSIREQDFTTAAQALGVPQWRIMFRHLVPNAMAPIIVDGTLAVGVAILVEAALSFLGFGIQPPVATWGNMLNNAQNYIFFAPWLAFPPGILIVITVLAINFLGDGLRDALDPRS